In Tachysurus fulvidraco isolate hzauxx_2018 chromosome 3, HZAU_PFXX_2.0, whole genome shotgun sequence, a single window of DNA contains:
- the g6fl gene encoding g6f-like isoform X1, with protein MSSYSLLFSLVCICECFIFPASAQQVNAWSDVIMVETGSAVSLCCSEEPLVTPRLVTWMMMGDKGTNWTMLFSADVIREGGNKRLHNAGRVLEIVDKIFLRFTATEESGGLYSCLLEKEDKKFKRIVLLAVIKLTLAPAPVIPIDSTARLKAEVSPSYAVAGGTWLSCTGSPLLTDVSLAGTLLTKLPRVTPSDSGIYTCNITVDGRSRKPVYSYTLRVTLYDKKVAWFPNITYAGPLYSLAALSLSSVTLPCPDINGDYVLLYWWQPDSPNASPDLIFQFDRWRDSKKQSNLRLSLLNHTSVLSGNFSFLLRPEINDAGRYQCEVFRDDQVFAQVTALTVLYGFSKIRLHSSSMDLNCMYGERSLVASVKWSHVQRPERQLHSSAVMGREIITIDLPIMPDTAGDYTCTLRLNNGQTIRYLYTARMPRTEPPCCSSALPHELTTQTAVSLLQPTERNSTPEPSILLPALSLLLFLVPVVAVTVGVLLWRRGPCTFPQNMEHSLSHYSGEVENIYETPEDVRQSPPQNAVYMDLKLTGETDIYRELDRYDQCCG; from the exons ttaatGCCTGGAGTGATGTGATCATGGTTGAAACAGGCTCAGCCGTCTCCCTGTGCTGCTCTGAGGAACCCCTTGTAACCCCCAGGCTGGTTACATGGATGATGATGGGAGACAAGGGGACGAATTGGACCATGCTGTTTTCAGCGGACGTTATCCGAGAAGGAGGGAATAAGAGACTACATAATGCAGGCAGAGTTCTGGAGATAGTTGATAAAATTTTCTTGCGATTTACTGCCACTGAGGAAAGTGGAGGGCTCTACTCTTGTTTGCTGGAGAAGGAGGacaagaagtttaaaagaattgtTCTTCTTGCTGTTATTAAAC tgactTTAGCTCCGGCTCCTGTCATCCCCATCGACAGCACTGCGAGGTTAAAAGCTGAAGTATCTCCCTCCTATGCCGTAGCGGGTGGGACGTGGCTCTCATGCACCGGCTCACCATTACTCACTGATGTGTCCTTAGCAGGCACCCTGCTCACCAAACTGCCCCGTGTCACCCCCAGTGACAGCGGCATCTACACATGCAACATCACTGTGGACGGCCGGAGCAGGAAACCTGTCTACAGCTACACACTCAGGGTGACACTATACG ATAAGAAAGTGGCATGGTTCCCAAATATTACATATG CAGGACCACTGTACAGTCTGGCGGCTCTGTCTCTGTCATCTGTAACACTCCCCTGCCCCGACATCAATGGTGACTATGTCCTGCTTTACTGGTGGCAGCCAGATTCACCAAATGCATCTCCAGATCTGATTTTTCAGTTCGACCGCTGGAGAGACTCCAAGAAGCAGTCTAATCTCCGCCTCAGTTTGCTCAACCACACTTCTGTGCTTTCTGGGAACTTCTCTTTCCTCCTGAGACCGGAGATAAACGACGCAGGCCGATATCAGTGCGAGGTCTTTAGGGATGACCAGGTTTTTGCTCAGGTTACAGCACTGACTGTATTATACG gTTTTAGCAAGATAAGACTCCACTCTTCCTCGATGGACCTGAACTGTATGTATGGAGAGCGTTCTCTGGTAGCCTCAGTAAAATGGTCGCACGTCCAGAGACCTGAACGCCAGCTGCATTCAAGTGCAGTTATGGGTCGGGAAATCATTACAATAGACCTCCCAATAATGCCAGACACAGCTGGCGACTACACCTGTACTCTTCGACTAAACAACGGTCAAACTATCAGATATCTTTACACTGCCAGGATGCCTCGTACAG AGCCACCTTGCTGTTCAAGTGCGCTGCCTCATGAATTAACCACCCAGACTGCCGTCTCTCTGCTGCAGCCTACTG AGCGTAACAGTACACCTGAGCCATCCATTCTTCTCCCAGCTCTCTCGCTTCTCCTCTTTTTGGTACCTGTGGTTGCTGTCACTGTCGGGGTGTTGCTATGGAGACGAGGACCTTGCACCTTCCCTCAAA ataTGGAGCATAGTCTGTCTCACTACTCTGGAGAAGTGGAGAACATCTATGAAACTCCTGAGGACGTGAGACAG TCACCTCCCCAAAATGCAGTGTATATG GATCTGAAGCTTACAGGCGAGACGGATATTTATAGGGAATTAGACAG ATATGACCAGTGTTGTGGCTGA
- the g6fl gene encoding g6f-like isoform X2 yields the protein MSSYSLLFSLVCICECFIFPASAQQVNAWSDVIMVETGSAVSLCCSEEPLVTPRLVTWMMMGDKGTNWTMLFSADVIREGGNKRLHNAGRVLEIVDKIFLRFTATEESGGLYSCLLEKEDKKFKRIVLLAVIKLTLAPAPVIPIDSTARLKAEVSPSYAVAGGTWLSCTGSPLLTDVSLAGTLLTKLPRVTPSDSGIYTCNITVDGRSRKPVYSYTLRVTLYDKKVAWFPNITYGPLYSLAALSLSSVTLPCPDINGDYVLLYWWQPDSPNASPDLIFQFDRWRDSKKQSNLRLSLLNHTSVLSGNFSFLLRPEINDAGRYQCEVFRDDQVFAQVTALTVLYGFSKIRLHSSSMDLNCMYGERSLVASVKWSHVQRPERQLHSSAVMGREIITIDLPIMPDTAGDYTCTLRLNNGQTIRYLYTARMPRTEPPCCSSALPHELTTQTAVSLLQPTERNSTPEPSILLPALSLLLFLVPVVAVTVGVLLWRRGPCTFPQNMEHSLSHYSGEVENIYETPEDVRQSPPQNAVYMDLKLTGETDIYRELDRYDQCCG from the exons ttaatGCCTGGAGTGATGTGATCATGGTTGAAACAGGCTCAGCCGTCTCCCTGTGCTGCTCTGAGGAACCCCTTGTAACCCCCAGGCTGGTTACATGGATGATGATGGGAGACAAGGGGACGAATTGGACCATGCTGTTTTCAGCGGACGTTATCCGAGAAGGAGGGAATAAGAGACTACATAATGCAGGCAGAGTTCTGGAGATAGTTGATAAAATTTTCTTGCGATTTACTGCCACTGAGGAAAGTGGAGGGCTCTACTCTTGTTTGCTGGAGAAGGAGGacaagaagtttaaaagaattgtTCTTCTTGCTGTTATTAAAC tgactTTAGCTCCGGCTCCTGTCATCCCCATCGACAGCACTGCGAGGTTAAAAGCTGAAGTATCTCCCTCCTATGCCGTAGCGGGTGGGACGTGGCTCTCATGCACCGGCTCACCATTACTCACTGATGTGTCCTTAGCAGGCACCCTGCTCACCAAACTGCCCCGTGTCACCCCCAGTGACAGCGGCATCTACACATGCAACATCACTGTGGACGGCCGGAGCAGGAAACCTGTCTACAGCTACACACTCAGGGTGACACTATACG ATAAGAAAGTGGCATGGTTCCCAAATATTACATATG GACCACTGTACAGTCTGGCGGCTCTGTCTCTGTCATCTGTAACACTCCCCTGCCCCGACATCAATGGTGACTATGTCCTGCTTTACTGGTGGCAGCCAGATTCACCAAATGCATCTCCAGATCTGATTTTTCAGTTCGACCGCTGGAGAGACTCCAAGAAGCAGTCTAATCTCCGCCTCAGTTTGCTCAACCACACTTCTGTGCTTTCTGGGAACTTCTCTTTCCTCCTGAGACCGGAGATAAACGACGCAGGCCGATATCAGTGCGAGGTCTTTAGGGATGACCAGGTTTTTGCTCAGGTTACAGCACTGACTGTATTATACG gTTTTAGCAAGATAAGACTCCACTCTTCCTCGATGGACCTGAACTGTATGTATGGAGAGCGTTCTCTGGTAGCCTCAGTAAAATGGTCGCACGTCCAGAGACCTGAACGCCAGCTGCATTCAAGTGCAGTTATGGGTCGGGAAATCATTACAATAGACCTCCCAATAATGCCAGACACAGCTGGCGACTACACCTGTACTCTTCGACTAAACAACGGTCAAACTATCAGATATCTTTACACTGCCAGGATGCCTCGTACAG AGCCACCTTGCTGTTCAAGTGCGCTGCCTCATGAATTAACCACCCAGACTGCCGTCTCTCTGCTGCAGCCTACTG AGCGTAACAGTACACCTGAGCCATCCATTCTTCTCCCAGCTCTCTCGCTTCTCCTCTTTTTGGTACCTGTGGTTGCTGTCACTGTCGGGGTGTTGCTATGGAGACGAGGACCTTGCACCTTCCCTCAAA ataTGGAGCATAGTCTGTCTCACTACTCTGGAGAAGTGGAGAACATCTATGAAACTCCTGAGGACGTGAGACAG TCACCTCCCCAAAATGCAGTGTATATG GATCTGAAGCTTACAGGCGAGACGGATATTTATAGGGAATTAGACAG ATATGACCAGTGTTGTGGCTGA
- the abhd16a gene encoding phosphatidylserine lipase ABHD16A → MAVWLWFRCLFGPSLYRIHRPQDSSRPDSRTVRRGWDYQPRGLERHTDSILGWASVLWSLSYYSSPLILCYLYRKGYICSSKFIPVSQYIGTVLVCLLGVACLRGWGRWKNTEYLQFITILEETKKNHTSNNKKKLASFDFSFSHWPVDFSWNEVSNPKLMKAGVSLLKPEPKHRGAADSLLSSVRTLPCHVVSYLVAHSFGRRMLYPGSVGLLQKAMRSMLQQGQAKLIEEYDGHRNKLVACDGNKIDTMFVDRRGNGGPNGKTLVICCEGNAGFYEVGCMNTPLDGGYSVLGWNHPGFAGSTGVPFPQNEANAMDVVIQFAVHKLGFQLSDIILYAWSIGGFTATWAAMSYPEIRALVLDASFDDLLPLALKVMPDSWRPLVTHTVRQYMNLNNADQLCKYQGPVLLIRRTKDEIITTTGPEDIMSNRGNDLLLKLLHYRYPKVMTDDSVRAVRQWLAAGSLVEEESVYIGYEVDDDWCLSVLQSYQTDRDAPFPWSVGEDMALEGRRQLALFLARKYMRNFDAMHCTPLPISEFQVPWKL, encoded by the exons ATGGCTGTTTGGTTGTGGTTTCGCTGCCTGTTCGGGCCCAGTTTGTACCGGATCCATCGGCCACAGGACTCCTCCAGACCCGACAGCAGAACCGTAAGGAGG GGTTGGGATTACCAGCCCAGAGGTTTGGAAAGACACACGGACAGTATCCTTGGTTGG GCTTCAGTGCTGTGGTCCCTGTCTTATTACAGctcgcccctcattctctgctATCTCTACAGGAAAG GTTACATCTGCAGCAGTAAGTTCATTCCTGTCAGCCAGTACATCGGCACCGTGCTGGTTTGTTTACTGGGAGTAGCGTGTCTGAGAG GCTGGGGTCGATGGAAAAACACTGAGTATCTCCAGTTCATCACCATTCTGGAAGAGACCAAGAAGAACCACACCAGCAACAACAAG AAAAAACTTGCTAGTTTTGACTTCAGCTTCTCGCACTGGCCAGTAGATTTCAGCTGGAATGAAGTCAGCAATCc GAAGTTAATGAAGGCAGGAGTTTCCTTGCTGAAGCCAGAGCCAAAACACAGAGGAGCAGCAGACAGTCTGCTAAGTTCAGTACGAACACTGCCATGCCATGTcgtcag CTATCTCGTGGCTCACTCGTTTGGCCGCAGGATGCTGTATCCCGGCTCTGTGGGTCTGCTGCAGAAGGCCATGAGGTCCATGCTGCAGCAGGGTCAGGCCAAGCTAATCGAAGAG TATGACGGTCACAGAAACAAGCTGGTGGCGTGTGACGGAAATAAAATCGACACCATGTTTGTGGACCGGAGAGGAAATGGAGGCCCAAACGGGAAAACTCTG gtgaTATGTTGTGAAGGGAACGCAGGCTTCTATGAGGTTGGCTGCATGAACACTCCACTGGATG GTGGCTACTCAGTCCTCGGCTGGAATCACCCAGGATTCGCAGGCAGCACT GGCGTGCCGTTTCCTCAGAACGAGGCGAACGCGATGGATGTAGTGATCCAGTTTGCTGTGCACAAACTGGGGTTCCAGTTGAGCGACATTATTTTGTATGCCTGGTCAATAGGGGGCTTTACAG cCACTTGGGCAGCGATGTCATACCCCGAGATACGCGCACTGGTTCTGGACGCCTCCTTTGACGACCTCCTTCCCCTGGCCTTAAAGGTCATGCCTGACAGCTGGA GACCGCTGGTGACTCACACAGTCAGGCAGTACATGAACTTGAACAACGCAGATCAGCTTTGCAA GTACCAGGGACCAGTTCTACTGATCAGGAGAACCAAAGATGAAATCATCACAACCAC GGGACCAGAGGACATCATGTCCAATCGAGGAAATGACCTACTCCTGAAACTGCTCCACTACAG GTATCCTAAAGTGATGACCGATGACAGTGTCAGAGCAGTCAGACAGTGGCTTGCAGCTGGATCGCTGGTGGAAGAAG AGTCTGTGTACATCGGGTACGAGGTGGACGATGACTGGTGCCTGTCTGTGCTGCAGTCCTATCAGACAGACCGAGACGCTCCGTTCCCCTGGAGCGTCG GTGAGGACATGGCTCTGGAAGGCAGACGGCAGCTCGCTCTTTTCCTG GCTCGAAAGTACATGAGGAATTTTGATGCCATGCATTGCACACCGCTCCCCATCTCAGAGTTTCAGGTTCCCTGGAAGCTCTAG